Proteins encoded by one window of Kribbella italica:
- a CDS encoding S1 family peptidase, whose translation MIVGGDGMVRRVLVALLVGVFGVSASTVPAQAISGGATVNPNWTGFVVKINIGGANPRACTGALVDPQWVVTAASCFAEGAQGVVKPGLLASPTTATVGRPNLTAAAGQVLPVDRIVPHPSQDVALLRLALVATTGSPIAVSGTAPSAGELLAVSGYGRTDDTWVPDELEAAKVATTDVSSATFGVLGYEDPATPADEPPVSACQGDAGGPVTRPGASGGQPEVVGLLIGSAHDGCLEESTEEGTGATAVRLDGLRDWIDTNTPGYRSGFHATYLSTASPTTPGKQGGIGGFDFHVAQDQVVAFDYDHSGRQDHLLMYRPGSNTVIISKLDVKNPQDPADDKYVAVFVSKTGIGGYALTSTADRIVPFDYDHDGQLDELAVYRPGAQQLTIISHGQGSSFSTAYSTPWSILSSDARLLAYDFDRDGKSDDLMAYRVGSNQVSVITKGSGAAFTDKLPITSGGLPGYTLTAADRVVAFDYDHTGKNDDLFVQRGGASTLTVFTRGSGNTFTKTYSTSWSMLGRNTDAIAYDYDHDGRSDDILAYRFGETGQYSIISKGPGAAFEDKVPITTGGIGGYDLKVSSDRLVAFDSEHVGSRTNLLAHRPGSGIAWVMDRLDPPLPSTAPVQRPRGETSIVEGFAYPGAARILDELGVELISGDGHIVLDEGCVVQPDEAGVGSMKVLYTVESGGRRTLCLTVLGDTGRIDLMIPNVYSIRGDGYESNTGHDFVARIDTPSDPVVEIEGDSDSYNPVGIGADPESEPTTLLQIRVP comes from the coding sequence ATGATCGTCGGAGGGGACGGCATGGTGCGGAGAGTTCTTGTCGCGTTGTTGGTGGGGGTGTTCGGCGTTTCGGCGTCGACGGTCCCTGCGCAGGCGATCTCAGGTGGTGCAACGGTGAACCCGAACTGGACCGGGTTCGTGGTCAAGATCAACATCGGTGGTGCGAACCCACGGGCATGCACGGGTGCCCTGGTCGACCCGCAGTGGGTCGTGACCGCCGCGAGTTGTTTCGCCGAGGGTGCCCAGGGCGTGGTCAAGCCGGGCCTTCTGGCCAGTCCGACGACGGCGACGGTCGGACGGCCGAATCTCACGGCCGCGGCCGGGCAGGTGCTGCCGGTCGACCGGATCGTGCCGCATCCGAGCCAGGACGTCGCGCTGCTGCGACTGGCGCTGGTCGCGACGACCGGGTCGCCGATCGCAGTGAGCGGTACGGCGCCTTCGGCCGGCGAGCTCCTGGCGGTCTCCGGCTACGGGCGCACGGATGACACCTGGGTGCCCGACGAGCTGGAGGCCGCGAAGGTGGCGACCACTGACGTCTCGAGTGCGACCTTCGGCGTACTCGGGTACGAGGACCCGGCAACCCCGGCCGACGAGCCGCCCGTCTCTGCCTGTCAGGGCGATGCAGGCGGCCCGGTCACCCGGCCCGGAGCCTCGGGTGGGCAGCCTGAAGTGGTGGGCCTGCTGATCGGCTCTGCGCACGACGGCTGTCTGGAGGAGTCCACCGAGGAGGGCACCGGCGCCACGGCGGTCCGCCTCGACGGTCTGCGCGACTGGATCGACACCAACACTCCGGGGTACCGCAGCGGTTTCCATGCGACGTACCTGAGCACGGCCAGCCCCACCACTCCCGGAAAACAAGGGGGAATCGGCGGATTCGACTTCCACGTGGCCCAGGACCAGGTGGTCGCGTTCGACTACGACCATTCGGGCCGGCAGGACCACCTGCTCATGTACCGGCCCGGGAGCAACACCGTCATCATCTCGAAGCTGGACGTCAAGAACCCGCAGGACCCAGCGGACGACAAGTACGTGGCAGTGTTCGTGAGCAAGACCGGAATCGGCGGGTACGCGCTGACCAGCACCGCGGACCGGATCGTGCCGTTCGACTACGACCACGACGGTCAGCTGGACGAACTGGCCGTCTACCGGCCGGGCGCGCAGCAGTTGACGATCATCAGCCATGGTCAGGGATCCTCGTTCAGTACGGCGTACTCCACCCCGTGGTCGATCCTGAGCTCCGACGCGCGGCTCCTGGCCTACGACTTCGACCGCGACGGCAAGTCGGACGACCTGATGGCGTACCGGGTCGGCAGCAACCAGGTCTCGGTGATCACGAAGGGCAGCGGCGCCGCCTTCACGGACAAGCTGCCGATCACCTCGGGCGGCCTGCCCGGCTACACCCTGACCGCCGCCGACCGCGTCGTCGCCTTCGACTACGACCACACCGGCAAGAACGACGACCTGTTCGTCCAGCGCGGCGGGGCGTCGACGCTGACCGTCTTCACCCGCGGCTCCGGCAACACCTTCACCAAGACCTACAGCACCTCGTGGTCGATGCTCGGGAGGAACACCGACGCCATCGCCTACGACTACGACCACGACGGCCGCTCCGACGACATCCTGGCCTACCGCTTCGGGGAGACCGGCCAGTACTCGATCATCTCGAAGGGACCGGGCGCGGCCTTCGAGGACAAGGTGCCGATCACCACGGGCGGAATCGGCGGCTACGACCTCAAGGTCAGCTCCGACCGGCTCGTCGCCTTCGACAGCGAGCACGTCGGCAGCCGAACGAACCTGCTGGCCCACCGCCCCGGCAGCGGCATCGCCTGGGTGATGGACCGCCTCGACCCGCCGCTGCCCAGTACGGCGCCGGTGCAACGACCGCGGGGCGAGACCTCCATCGTGGAGGGCTTCGCGTACCCCGGCGCTGCACGGATCCTCGACGAACTGGGAGTCGAGCTGATCTCGGGCGACGGGCACATCGTGCTCGACGAGGGCTGTGTGGTCCAGCCCGACGAGGCCGGCGTCGGATCGATGAAGGTCCTGTACACGGTCGAGTCCGGCGGGCGCCGGACGCTGTGCCTCACCGTTCTCGGTGACACGGGACGCATCGACCTGATGATTCCGAACGTCTACTCGATCCGCGGAGACGGGTACGAGTCGAACACCGGGCACGACTTCGTCGCGCGGATCGACACGCCGTCGGATCCCGTGGTGGAGATCGAGGGCGATTCGGACTCGTACAACCCGGTGGGGATCGGCGCTGATCCCGAGTCGGAGCCCACCACGCTGCTGCAGATCCGGGTGCCGTGA
- a CDS encoding ABC transporter substrate-binding protein, which yields MAVVPKAVLAAVFLSLVAACGSAGADEGPSASATTVKNCGLDVTVDGPPERVFAAYQPAIEMVHALGVSDRLIGTAFLDSEPLPEYVAAQKDRKYYKNMPSREELLSLNPDFVLSGFNDIFNAAGSDGSFGSRKSLSDLGVQTWIFSPLCPTADGKGDEAIDPSTVSMDNVYADLRDLGQLFGASDKAEQVIADQKTRIAAVEAKVESADKPTVAIVRPGLEGGGMTVSGGPDFGTVLIKQAGGVNAFAGLTSKRNVKISVEEFIKADPDYVLISGCCDATLTEAQGQPDVDKLMKNPAFANLKAVKNKHVVPWLFAHHSAGVRGANSTELIAKIIHPDLVK from the coding sequence ATGGCCGTCGTACCCAAGGCAGTGCTTGCTGCCGTTTTCCTGTCCCTGGTCGCCGCCTGCGGAAGTGCCGGCGCCGACGAAGGTCCGAGCGCGAGCGCGACGACCGTCAAGAACTGCGGGCTCGACGTCACCGTCGACGGCCCGCCGGAGCGGGTGTTCGCGGCGTACCAGCCGGCCATCGAGATGGTGCACGCGCTGGGCGTCTCCGACCGGCTGATCGGGACCGCGTTCCTCGACTCCGAGCCGCTGCCCGAGTACGTCGCGGCGCAGAAGGACCGCAAGTACTACAAGAACATGCCGAGCCGCGAGGAGCTGCTCAGCCTGAACCCGGACTTCGTGCTGTCCGGCTTCAACGACATCTTCAACGCCGCCGGCAGCGACGGCAGCTTCGGCAGCCGCAAGTCGCTGTCCGACCTCGGCGTACAGACCTGGATCTTCAGCCCGCTCTGCCCGACCGCGGACGGCAAGGGCGACGAGGCGATCGACCCGTCGACGGTCTCGATGGACAACGTGTACGCCGACCTGCGCGACCTGGGCCAGCTGTTCGGTGCGAGCGACAAGGCCGAGCAGGTGATCGCCGACCAGAAGACCCGGATCGCGGCGGTCGAGGCGAAGGTGGAGAGCGCGGACAAGCCGACGGTCGCGATCGTGCGGCCCGGGCTCGAGGGCGGCGGGATGACCGTGTCCGGTGGCCCGGACTTCGGCACGGTGCTGATCAAGCAGGCCGGCGGGGTGAACGCGTTCGCGGGCCTGACCTCGAAGCGGAACGTGAAGATCAGCGTCGAGGAGTTCATCAAGGCCGACCCGGACTACGTACTGATCAGCGGTTGCTGCGACGCGACGCTGACCGAGGCGCAGGGGCAGCCGGACGTCGACAAGCTGATGAAGAACCCGGCGTTCGCGAACCTGAAAGCCGTCAAGAACAAGCACGTCGTGCCGTGGCTGTTCGCGCACCACTCGGCCGGCGTCCGCGGCGCGAACTCGACCGAGCTGATCGCGAAGATCATCCATCCCGACCTGGTCAAGTGA